GTGGCCCTCCTCTACAGCTCATCCTCGGATATCTGGACGATGTGGAGCAATCTTGCGTTCGGCTTTGACCGCATGCACACCTGGCTGGCGCTGGCCCACGCGCAGATTCCCGTAGACATCCTCTCGGAACGCGACGTCGCGGCGGGCGAACTCGCCAGGTACAAGGTATGCTATTTTTCCGGGCCCAACCTGACACGAGCCGCCGCAGCCCAATTGCGCGCATGGGTCGAGGCCGGAGGCACACTCTGGCTCACCGCGGACGCGGCTTCCAGGGACGAATTCAACAGTTTCAACCGTCCGCTCGACGAGCTAACCTCCCTGTTTCCGGCTCATCGGGGAGCCGCCGCGACGCTCGAATCGTTTCAGTATTCGGGGCGCCTGCTGGACCGTCTGACAGCGAAAGACACGGTAGCGTGGGGCGGCGAACAACTGGAGGTGCTCTCGGTCAAAGAGCCGCTCACGCCGCGACGCAACAGCGAAGTGCTGGCCTGTTTCAGCGACGGGGCGCCGGCCGTGGTGCGTGGGAGCGCCGGCAGCGGGCATGTGATCCAGGCCGGCTTCCTGCCCGCCTTGTGGTACATCAAAGTGGCGCTCAGTGCCCGCCTCGCGGCCGAAAAGGGCCACGCCGACACGGAGGCCGCTGTGCAGGCCCGCCCGCCCGAGGACGGCCAACCCGAAGCCACCGCGGCGTCGCTGGCGGCCTCCGCCGCGAACGAAAGGGCCGCCAGCACATCCGCCGTTGAACGGGAACTGCTTGAGCGCTCGTACAACCCGTGGGACTTTCCCGCGAATGTGCGCGAAGCGCTCCTGACGCCTGTACGGGACGCAAACGTTCTTCCGCCGCTCACCTGCGACATGCCGCTGGTCGATGCCGTCGGGTTGCCGTGCGAACAGGGCACCCTCGTCGTGCTGGCCAACCACACGCTGCGCCCGCTCGAGCACCTGACCTTGGAGTTCCGGACAGACAAGACCGTCGAGTACGTGGAATCCGTTCGCCATGGCCGGCTCGCGTTCGAATCTCCCCGGCCCGGCACGATCCGCTGGGTAATGCCTCTCGAAGCGAGCGATTACGTCAAGGTGAAGACTGAGTAATCCGCGCCGAAACGGCCGTCACCGCCGTAATGAAGGCCAGCCTGCGCACGAAGGCTGATGGCTATTCCTGTCTTTGGAGGGCTTGGGTCGAAGGCGTGAATTCAGAATATCCGGAATCCGGGACCGTGGGACCCCAAAGTGTGGGACCGGCGCCCTCGCCGGTCGAAAAAAGAGTGGTGCCAGAGAAGGAGATGACCGCCGGGGGCGGCGGTCCCACACCGGAGGCGGNNNNNNNNNNNNNNNNNNNNNNNNNNNNNNNNNNNNNNNNNNNNNNNNNNNNNNNNNNNNNNNNNNNNNNNNNNNNNNNNNNNNNNNNNNNNNNNNNNNNAAGAATGCAGGCGAGGCGTCTGCGCTGCTATCTGGCGTGTCCGGTGTTGCCCGGGCACGGTGTTGCCCGCCAGCTTCAACTTCTTGGGTGGATCATCTACAATACGCTTTCTTCGAGGTGCGACATTGCGGCGGTTCTGGAACGCCGCCTCATGCGAAAGGGGGGAATGATGCCGAGAAGCTACGTGATCCTGGTACTGGCGGCGGTCTTGCTCACAAGCGTCGCATTTGCGCAAACACCCGAACCTGTTGCGATCGGCTCGAACCGCGAGCTTTTCGTTGACGGTTATCTCATCGGCTCGCTTCAGGGCGCTGCACTCCGGCTTCATGCTCCCGTGACGCGTGAGGCTGTGCTGCGTTACGACAAGCCCTGGGAAGGCTCCTTCTGCGGCTACAACACACTCATCAATGACGGCGAGAAATACATGTTGTTTTACCGCGGATTGCCCGTAGCGGGCGCCGACGGTTCTGAAAACGAGGTCACCTGCGTCGCCCTGAGCGTGGACGGCGTACACTTCGCAAAACCCAGCCTGGGCCTGTATGAAGTGCACGGCACTCGCGAAAACAACGTGATTCTTGCCGATGATTCCCCGTTTTCCCACAATCTCACGCCGTTTCTAGACGCCAACCCCGATGCCGCGCCCGCGCAGCGGTTCAAGGCCGTCGCCGGCACCAGTAAGACGGGTCTCCACGCGTTCATTTCGCAGGACGGCATCCATTGGGAGCATCTGCGCGGGGAACCTATCCTGAGCGGCGGGGCTTACGATTCGCAGAACCTCGTATTCTGGTCCAAGTCAGAACAGTGCTACGTCTGCTATTTCCGCATATTCGTAGATGGTGTTCGCTCGGTGAGCCGCACGACCTCGAAAGACTTCCTCAACTGGGCAGAAGCTACCCCGATGACCTTCGGCAACACCCCGATGGAGCATCTGTACACCAACCAGACGCAGCCCTACTTCCGCGCGCCCCATATCTATGTCGCCACGCCCGCCCGTTTCATGCCCGGGCGCAAAGTAATCCCTGATGGAATGGCGGAGCGCATGGGCGCCAACACCGGCTACGTGGGCGATTGCTCCGACACGGTATTCATGTCCACCCGGGGCGGGAACGTATACGACAGGACCTTCATGGAGAGCTTCGTGCGGCCCGGATTCGGCCTCGAGAACTGGACTTCGCGCACGAATTACACTTGTTACGGCATCATTCCCACCGGTCCGGCCACGATGTCGTTCTACATCCAGCGCAACTATGCCCAGCCCTCGCAGTATCTTCAGCGTCTCGAACTGCGCATCGACGGATTCGCGTCAATCAACGCAGGCTACAGCGGCGGCGAGTTCATCACCAAACCGCTCACGTTCGCCGGGAAAGAGCTGGAGCTCAATTTTGCCACGTCTGCCGCGGGAAGTGTCTGGGTCGAACTGCAGCAGTTGGACGGAACGACTATCCCTGGATTCACAAAGGACGAGTGCGACGAGATCATCGGCGATCAAATCGACCGCGTCGTGAGCTGGAAGGGGAACACGGATGTGAGCGCGTGGGCGGGCAAGCCAGTCCGGCTGCGTTTCGTGATGAAAGACGCCGACCTGTTCGCCATCCGTTTTCGGGAGTAGACACGCCAGCGCATCCGGCAACTTCCCGGCGGCCCATGATTCTGGAAATGGAAGGGCATTATTACGGAACAAGACCATGGCTGCGCGGGCGAGGCGAATCAGGAAGGCCTTCTTTTCGACCGTAGCGCGCTCAATCCGCGTTTTTGCGCATCCTCTTTCGCGGGCAGTGGGAGAGGGTTCTTTTTCGGCGGAATGGGTACCGGCGGGAAATTGGCCACTACGGGGCGCGTGTAGCGGATCCCTTCAGGCCGGTACGGGAGGCCGCTCTCGGGCCAGGAGGGGGTAATCACGAACGATACCGACCCGTCCATCCAGAGGACGTTGCCGCCCCCGGGAATATGGCTGTTCATGTTCACCCCGCTTCCCAGCGCCGGCCGCATACCCGGATTCGCCTTGATGCCGCCGAGGTAGCGGTACGCCTCCTGTCCCGGATCCCCGCTGAACACCAGGTCCCACATGAGGGGTATCCTGGGCATGCCCTGTTGCGGCCGCGGGAGTTGCAACGGCTCGTCGGTATACACGCCAAAGTAGTCGTAGCTCACCCGGCAACTCATCTCGCCGTTTAGTTCCGTCGTGGGTTGGTATGGGGCGCGTTGACCCTCTTCGAACTCGGGCCCTGACGAATCGGACGGGCACACAAACGAGTACCACGAGGTCACGTAGTCTCCGTACAAATCGAGCATGCACTGCGCATTGCCTTTGCCCCCGCTCCAGGGGAATTGTCCGCCGTTTTCCCGGGCATAGAGCTGCAATGCGATGCCGAGTTGCGACAAGTTGTTCAAGCAGGAGGCGCGGCGGGCGGCTTCCCGGGCGCGTGCCAATGCCGGAAGCAGAATGGCCGCCAAGATGCCTATTATGGCGATGACCGTGAGCAACTCGATCAGTGTAAAGCCGCGCTGCTTCACCATGCGCGCACCTCCCGCCGATGCAGGCCCGCGATGGTCCCGTCCGGATTCAGCGCCAGGTCAACGGTGAGTTCCGCGTGCGCGAACCGCCGTTGCGGCGCTTCTCCATGGCCTTGCGCAGTGACGCGGTAACGGCCTGCTTCCGCCAATGGCTCCACCCGGACCGTAAAACGCCCGTCTCCCAGTGATGTATCGCTCTCTCCGCGGTATGCGGGGTCCCGGCGAAGCTCGGCGAGGGCTTTCTCGACGCCGGCCTGTGCCAGGTTTGCCGCTTCGATCCGGGCCTCGCCGTTGAAGGCATCCGCCATGTTCATACGCACAGTCCGGAGAAAAGCCGTCGCGAACAGGCTGAGGAGAAGCAAATACGCCAACACAATCACCAAGGCAAAACCTTGCTCTCGTTGTCTTGCCGCTGGCCCGTGTCTCACAGCGCACCTCCTATGCCGCCCAAGGCCGTCGTGATGTTGTGCACATGCGCCTCGCGCTGGGGGTTCTCGTCGGCTTTCAGGGAGAATCGAATGCTGAGTGCGCGCGCCGCCGCCAGGTCCCCCGGGTACTCGAATTCAAGCATGTTGAAGACCGGACCGTAAGTCTTCATGTATGCAACAGTCAGTCCTCCAGGCGCTTGTTGAAGCTCGAGCTTTCGCAATACCAGCCCGCCGTTCTGGGCCAGCCGCTGGAGCGCCGCGTATCGTGCGGCTCCGGTTTCTGCATCCGGCGGCAACTCGAGGAGCGCTGTATCCGCGGACGATTGGTACCCACCGATTGCGGTACGCACGGCAACCGCTTCGGATACCGTGTCGCGGAGCTCGGTCTCGATGTCGCGTGTGGCCAGCGATTCGTCGAGGGCGCTGGTTCCTGCGTCGTGCATCCGCAACACGGCGACAAACAACGTCGCTCCCAGGTTGATCACAACGGCCAGCACCGTAACGTAGGCCAGCATGTGCACGAGGGTCATGCCCAGCTGCCCTTCGCGGCGCGCTTGATAGCCTTGGCTATGATGTCTCCTTTTCGGCATATCACATTTCCCCAGAGGGTTTTTCGGCGATGAGAGTGGTTAGAGATTTTTCGATGCTCCGGCCGTGCTCACCCGACCAGCGTATGCTGACCGTGGCCTCGAGCACGTCCGCGCGGCCTTCTACGGCGGTCTTGAGCCGCAGATGAGGCCGCAGATTGACAAAATCAGGCAGATTCGGATTGGTTGTCCGAAAATCGCCGTTCCAGTCTTGCGGCAGATTCCCGAAAGGCATGGCCCGGAGTCCCTCGAGTTCGTTCTGTAAAGCGTTCATCACCAAATCATGGTCCCGGATAGCGCGGGTATTGGCCATGCCCACGTGGTACATCGTCAGCACGCTGAAAATGCCGAACGTAACGATGAACAGGGCGGTAACGATTTCCACCAATACCGCGCCTTGCCGGCGCTCCTTGCGTATTGCGGCGGCTGTTTTCATGGTTCCACCGATTCCTCGTCCGCGCCGGACTGGCGCGTCACGTTGCTTGAGAATTCGACCGGCAACACCCGCCTCAATTCATTCAATGTCGTGACGCCTGCCCTCGCCTTTGCCACACCCTGGCTCAACAGCGGCTTCATGCCCATGCGCAGCGCGATCTCATGCAACGCGCGCGTTCGCGGATGCCGCAACAGCGCTTCCGCGAGGTCTTCGTTCATTGAAAGGGCCTCGCCGATAGCCGTGCGGCCCGCATAGCCCGTATTCCTGCACGCCGCACAGCCGGTTCCCATATGCAATTGGGCGCCTCTCGACAGCCCGAACCTCAGGAGGTCTTCAGGAGAGGGCGTTTGTGGCGTCTTGCACTCGGCGCAGATCACCCGCACGAGGCGCTGTGCCAGAACGCCCGTGACGGACGACGCGAGCAGATACGGCTCGACGCCCATGTCCAGCAGCCGCGTAAACACCCCGGCTGCCGTCCCGCTATGGATGGTGCTGATCACCAGGTGCCCGGTCAGTCCCGCCTGTACCGCCGTCTGCGCGGTCTCGGGGTCGCGGATTTCGCCAATCATGATGATTTCCGGGTCCTGGCGCAGCACCGCCCGCAAGGCCGTCCCGTAGGTGAGTCCGGCGCGCGCATTGACTTCGGTCTGGGAGATGTTGCCGAGGCGGTATTCGACGGGGTCCTCGATAGTGGCCATGTGGGGGGGCGGCGTCCTGGAATCGGCCAGCGCGCGTAACACGGCGTAAATGGTTGTGGTTTTCCCGCTCGAACTCGGCCCCGTAAGGAGCAACAGTCCCTGGGGGCGTTCCACGATGCGCTCCAGCAAGTCCAGCACATCCGGCGCGAACCCCAAAGACGGCAGGTCAAGCAGGGCCGCATGCGTCTCGAGCAGCCGGATCACGATCTTCTCGCCGTAGACGGTCGGGAACGTCGAGACGCGCATCGCTCCCCTTCCCGTATCGCCGCGGGGGTCGATCCGTCCGTCGCGCGGCATGTCCCGCTGATACACGGGAATCCGCGCCAGCACCTTTACCCGCGCGACAAGCCGGGGCAGATGCTCCTTGGGCAGGGTCGCGACGTTATGGAGCAGGCCGTCCAGGCGGAAGCGTATCGCGAGGCGGTCTTCCCACGGCTCGAGGTGGACGTCGCTCGCTCCCTGGGAGGCGGCTTCGCGGAGCAGCAGGTCGATTGCCTCGCTCACTCCCGTGTCGCCGGAGGCAAGAGCGGCGATCATCCCCTGCTCGAGAGGCGGTGCGCCGTCGCCAACTTTACCCGCAACCTGTACGTCTTCTTGCTTCATGAATCTGAATCTACACCGCTTGTGACAATGCATCCGCCATCATCGCCATGGAACCGAAAAGGCAGAATGACACCGACAGCACTATTGCGCCGAATAGAAATATGCCCAAGGGCGCGATGACGTCGACCAGCACAATGGTCATACGCCGCACGTCGCTTCGGTACACCATGCCAATATGTTCGAAAGCCTCGGCGAGCATCCCCGACCGTTCTCCCAGCCGCACCATGTTCGTGAAGGACGTTGGGAACTGTCCGCCGCCCGCATCAAACGCTTCGCTCAACGTTTGCCCCTGCACGACGCGCTCACTGAGTACGCGGAACAAGCGCTGAAATCGCCGGTGGATGGGTGCGGTCGCCGCTTCGCCGAGGGCCTCGTCAAGGTTCGCGCCCCCCTGCAGGGCCTTGCCCGTCAGCGTGGCCGCAACGCTCAGATTGTGCTTGAAGAACATCCTGCGCAGATACGGGAGGAACGCAAGCAGGCTTCCTGCCCGGCCGCTCGCCACGTTCCGGGGATGCGACACGGCCGCGCTGTATACGGTAATCAGAAAGTAGATTCCCGCCGCACACCCGAGGACACTCAAGACAACCCATGCCACGGATTGTGGACGGAACGGCAGCCACAAAGGTATGGGCGGCCAGCCGACGCCGAAATCAGCGAAGACCTCCCTGAACTGGGGGAACACCCTGATTACTACAAACAGCGCCACCGGAAGAGCGGTCAGCGCGTACATGCCGTAATAGATGGCCCATCCGCGCCAGCGCTCGCTGTACGCCTCCGTCATTTCCTCCTCGGCAACGAGCGACGCAAGAGTTTCCGGGAGATCGCCCGAGAGTTCAGCCAAACGGACCAGCTCAGTCATCCCCGGAGGAAAGAACCGCGTGAGCGGTCCCATGGCTTCTGACAACATAGCCCCCATGTTCATCTTGTCGGATAACGCCAGCAACACGGAAGCAATCCGGCTGTTCGGCGCATCCAGCGACGCATGACGCAGACCTTCCGGCAACGGCACGTTGCACCGCACCATGCCCTCCAGAACCGCCAGGACGTAAGTCGTGTGGCTTCGGCGATAATAAAGGAACCGCTCCGTCCACCACAGCACGAGGAAAACCGGCGGCAAAATGAGCGATACGCACGGCATCACGAGATACCACATCCCCGGCTCTTCCCAGAGAGCTTTCAATGCGACTATCGCGACAATCGGGGTAAGAACCGTAAAGAATGCATACAGGAGCGTGGGTACGTAGAGGGGTCCGCGCCAATCCCGTTTGCGCCGGCCTTTGTGCGGAGGTTTCCCGCCCCGCAACAAGGCGCCCAGGTCTATCTTGAGTATTTGTTTCCAGTTCATATGCCTGACATCACATCTGCCAGAGAGAAAATGGGCAAGTACATAGCCAGGACGATGCAGCCTACCGTGCAGCCGAGAAACAGTAGAATCACCGGTGTGATCGCGGCGGTGATAGCGTTGCCCAGCCGCTCGGAATTTCTCGCGTACATGTTGGACATGTGGCGCAGCGTCTCGATCACGTCGCCGCGTTCCTCGGCCGTTTTCAGCAGCCAGCACAGGGTGTGATCAAAGAAGCCGGCGTCCTCGAAAGCCTTCGACAAAGTTTGCCCCTGGGAGACCGCCTCGGCGGCATGACGGGCCGCGCGCATAAGCACCGCGTTGCCCGAAGCCGCCGCGGAGAGGTCCAGCCCTTCCATCAACGGCACCTCGCTGGCCTCGAGCATGGCCAGATTGCGCAAGAAGCGGCTCATGCTGACGGCGTAGTACAACCGGCCGAACGGCCCGCACAGCAAGCGAATCCGGTCCATGAAGACCGAGCGTGCCCGGGTGCGGCCGTATCCCTGCCACCAGGCAAAAAGAAGCACTGCGAAGAGCCCCAAACCGGCAAGCAGGAGTATCCAATTGCGTTGAACCAACCCGCTCGCCGACAGCATTGCCTGGGTAAGCCAGGGAAGCCTCGCGCCGAAATCCTCAAAGATGGCCGCGAACTCGGGCACCACGTAACGCAGGAGGAATCCTAGAACCAGCAGCGACGCAATCACAACAAGGATGGGGTAAGCCAAGGCCGCGCGCAGACTGTTTTTCAGCGACACCATGCGCGCCGACTCTTCGCTGAGCATGGCCAGTACCCCCGGCAGGTTGCCCGTGCGTTCCCCCGCGCGGATGGCGCTGACGTACGTGGGCGGCAACTGTTTTTCGAGTCCAACCAGGGCATCCTCGAGCGATGCGCCGCCCTCGAGTTCGTTGCGCAGAGATTTGAAGACCGGCCGCAGCCGGGGACTGTCGATGTCTTCGGCCAATGCCCGCAGACTCTCGACCAAGGGGAGGTTGCTGCGCGCGATGGCCAGCAACTGGTCATTGAAGAGGTTGACCTCTTCCCACGTCAGCCGCCGGCCAAGGCGCGGGATGCCCCATTGTTTCTGTGCCGGCTCGACGGAACTGACCTGCAAGCCGCGCTCGCGCAATACGGCCGTTACTTGCCGCGCCGACGCTTCCTCCATGGTCCCCGTGGTCGCGCGCCCAGCTTCGTCCACCGCGCGGTACTTGTACAGTGGCATCGTTCCTTACTCCCTATCCCGGCCCACGGGCACGGGGCTTCACCTGCATATGGATGACCCCCAGGAGAACAAATGATCACGCAACGGGGACGGCATCCTTCCCGAATAGCGGTGTTATCGCGCTGAACGGAAGAGATACGCGTTCCACGCGACCGTTGTCACGGGCCCGCTGAGTTCGGGCTTCTCGTTCAAGACCGCCCGGGTACTTAACGGTTCGGAAAGGCTTCGAGCGGTATTCACGAACGCTGAGGTCACAAGGCTGAACAGGACGACCACGAACGCCGCCGCCAGAGGTCCTGAAATCAGGCGATGGGGGCGTGCGCGCCAGAAGCGCCCTGGGGAGTCTGTGGATTCGGGCGCGTGAACGGCTTCCGACAATTGCTCGAAACGCTCACGGGCATACGGATGGTGAAGGACCTGCCGGCATGCAGACAGGCATTCCGTGAGGGCGGCAAGCTCTTCGTTGCAGAAGTAACAGCGCGTTAGATGACTGCGGATACGCCGCGCTTGCTCGAATTCAAGCTCACCATCAATGTATTCGGGAAGCTTTTTCCTGACCTCTTGACAGTCCATCGTTCGCTGACTCCGTTATGAAAAACATCATAAATCCCTACCCATACGTCAAATATGTATGCGTTCGAGTTTCTCGCGAAGTTTCCGCACCGCGAGGATCCGCCGGGACCGAACCGTATTCACGGGGCACTGCATGACTGCGGCGATCTCCTCGTTCGAGAGCCCCTGGATCTCGTGCAGCACGAAGGCCATGCGCTGCTCATCCGGCAACTGTTCGAGCGCGGCGAAAATAGCCGCCTCGAGTTCCGCGCGCCCCGCACGCACGTCCGGATGGCTCTCTCCGGAAGCCACAGCCACTTGGGCTTCTTCCAGCGTCTCCCGAAGCGGGATCAAGCCCCATCCGCGAATCCGGCGGAATTTGCGGCAACGTTCCATCCAAATGAACCGGGCGAAGGCGAACAAATAGGCCTGCACCGAACCGGTGGCCGCGTATTTGGCCCGTTGCCGCCAGACCCGCAGGAACGTCTCATGAGCCAAATCCTCCGCCTGGCACGCATCCCGCCCCATTGCATAGAAGAAATCCAGCAGTTTCCGGACATACCGGCGGTAGAGTGCCTCGAAGGCACACTCATCATCCTGCCGCACACGCAACATCAGGGCGACATCATGGTCGTTATGCTGGTTCAGCCTGTTCTCGTTCACGTTCCGCGGACCTTACGTCTATACAATGCCCTTCCTGCCACGAATTGATCAAGGAGAAAACGGGAATTTGCCCCGTGGTTCGCGCGAGCATGCCGTCATCCGCGCTAAACCACTGAAATCCAAGGGCTTGCGGCGGCACTGGTTTTCTCCGCTAGGCTGGACTCGCCGGCCTTGCCGGACGAGTCAAACCAGTCAGCCCGGCTGGGTCAGACAGGTTTGGCCGCGAGCTCGGCGTGTCTGCGGATGGGTGTGTTCTTAACCCGGCCGTGCCCGAAGTCGGACCTTGATGTTCTCATTCACGCAGAGTCGCCTGGTTTGATACAATCCAACCAACATGAGCTTACGCGAACCCGACAACTACGCACGGCGCATGACACGCGCGACCGTCGCGGCAGCGTTCATCCACG
The Candidatus Hydrogenedentota bacterium genome window above contains:
- a CDS encoding beta-galactosidase trimerization domain-containing protein — protein: RDFAEETGQFADAFAWPEYGKPPATFPFLVTANIGGYSLAVDAAVTEREQKTLDYFGFNGSGERILHGLWFMKEDSYCRPDLDTMRQRAIENAGRFRESGRNLEQVVACMLMDEPTGQAAAFCANDEAYRVKFREWLQGEGYTPEQLLVETWEQVRPVVETERVAYPALHCFTQRFRTRALGDFMATQRRIIEETYGRSFPTVVNFSDGAIYYANFCGQGVDYFELLDSSQQNAIWGEDWANIASTYQCAAFNVALMQAAARKRGQRVGHYLIAHAGRTAWDTKTKAAGETARGVRIWKNFSYGPAWGTHEGGPPWRTHVWYAKPEVWKANAEITREIGAVEDWLATAEPAPAEVALLYSSSSDIWTMWSNLAFGFDRMHTWLALAHAQIPVDILSERDVAAGELARYKVCYFSGPNLTRAAAAQLRAWVEAGGTLWLTADAASRDEFNSFNRPLDELTSLFPAHRGAAATLESFQYSGRLLDRLTAKDTVAWGGEQLEVLSVKEPLTPRRNSEVLACFSDGAPAVVRGSAGSGHVIQAGFLPALWYIKVALSARLAAEKGHADTEAAVQARPPEDGQPEATAASLAASAANERAASTSAVERELLERSYNPWDFPANVREALLTPVRDANVLPPLTCDMPLVDAVGLPCEQGTLVVLANHTLRPLEHLTLEFRTDKTVEYVESVRHGRLAFESPRPGTIRWVMPLEASDYVKVKTE
- a CDS encoding DUF1559 domain-containing protein, yielding MVKQRGFTLIELLTVIAIIGILAAILLPALARAREAARRASCLNNLSQLGIALQLYARENGGQFPWSGGKGNAQCMLDLYGDYVTSWYSFVCPSDSSGPEFEEGQRAPYQPTTELNGEMSCRVSYDYFGVYTDEPLQLPRPQQGMPRIPLMWDLVFSGDPGQEAYRYLGGIKANPGMRPALGSGVNMNSHIPGGGNVLWMDGSVSFVITPSWPESGLPYRPEGIRYTRPVVANFPPVPIPPKKNPLPLPAKEDAQKRGLSALRSKRRPS
- a CDS encoding GspE/PulE family protein yields the protein MKQEDVQVAGKVGDGAPPLEQGMIAALASGDTGVSEAIDLLLREAASQGASDVHLEPWEDRLAIRFRLDGLLHNVATLPKEHLPRLVARVKVLARIPVYQRDMPRDGRIDPRGDTGRGAMRVSTFPTVYGEKIVIRLLETHAALLDLPSLGFAPDVLDLLERIVERPQGLLLLTGPSSSGKTTTIYAVLRALADSRTPPPHMATIEDPVEYRLGNISQTEVNARAGLTYGTALRAVLRQDPEIIMIGEIRDPETAQTAVQAGLTGHLVISTIHSGTAAGVFTRLLDMGVEPYLLASSVTGVLAQRLVRVICAECKTPQTPSPEDLLRFGLSRGAQLHMGTGCAACRNTGYAGRTAIGEALSMNEDLAEALLRHPRTRALHEIALRMGMKPLLSQGVAKARAGVTTLNELRRVLPVEFSSNVTRQSGADEESVEP
- a CDS encoding type II secretion system F family protein, whose protein sequence is MNWKQILKIDLGALLRGGKPPHKGRRKRDWRGPLYVPTLLYAFFTVLTPIVAIVALKALWEEPGMWYLVMPCVSLILPPVFLVLWWTERFLYYRRSHTTYVLAVLEGMVRCNVPLPEGLRHASLDAPNSRIASVLLALSDKMNMGAMLSEAMGPLTRFFPPGMTELVRLAELSGDLPETLASLVAEEEMTEAYSERWRGWAIYYGMYALTALPVALFVVIRVFPQFREVFADFGVGWPPIPLWLPFRPQSVAWVVLSVLGCAAGIYFLITVYSAAVSHPRNVASGRAGSLLAFLPYLRRMFFKHNLSVAATLTGKALQGGANLDEALGEAATAPIHRRFQRLFRVLSERVVQGQTLSEAFDAGGGQFPTSFTNMVRLGERSGMLAEAFEHIGMVYRSDVRRMTIVLVDVIAPLGIFLFGAIVLSVSFCLFGSMAMMADALSQAV
- a CDS encoding type II secretion system F family protein, giving the protein MPLYKYRAVDEAGRATTGTMEEASARQVTAVLRERGLQVSSVEPAQKQWGIPRLGRRLTWEEVNLFNDQLLAIARSNLPLVESLRALAEDIDSPRLRPVFKSLRNELEGGASLEDALVGLEKQLPPTYVSAIRAGERTGNLPGVLAMLSEESARMVSLKNSLRAALAYPILVVIASLLVLGFLLRYVVPEFAAIFEDFGARLPWLTQAMLSASGLVQRNWILLLAGLGLFAVLLFAWWQGYGRTRARSVFMDRIRLLCGPFGRLYYAVSMSRFLRNLAMLEASEVPLMEGLDLSAAASGNAVLMRAARHAAEAVSQGQTLSKAFEDAGFFDHTLCWLLKTAEERGDVIETLRHMSNMYARNSERLGNAITAAITPVILLFLGCTVGCIVLAMYLPIFSLADVMSGI
- a CDS encoding zf-HC2 domain-containing protein: MDCQEVRKKLPEYIDGELEFEQARRIRSHLTRCYFCNEELAALTECLSACRQVLHHPYARERFEQLSEAVHAPESTDSPGRFWRARPHRLISGPLAAAFVVVLFSLVTSAFVNTARSLSEPLSTRAVLNEKPELSGPVTTVAWNAYLFRSAR
- a CDS encoding sigma-70 family RNA polymerase sigma factor, whose product is MNENRLNQHNDHDVALMLRVRQDDECAFEALYRRYVRKLLDFFYAMGRDACQAEDLAHETFLRVWRQRAKYAATGSVQAYLFAFARFIWMERCRKFRRIRGWGLIPLRETLEEAQVAVASGESHPDVRAGRAELEAAIFAALEQLPDEQRMAFVLHEIQGLSNEEIAAVMQCPVNTVRSRRILAVRKLREKLERIHI